The genomic DNA CATGTCGATGCCGCGCCCGAGCTGCGCCCGACGCTCGGCGTACAGGGCGCGCGACCAGCGGTCGACGATCTGCGCGGTGGCTTCGTCGAAGGCGAAGGTGCGCGCGCTCGCGTCGATGCGCCCGTTCACGCGGGGAGGTTCCAGTATCGGCGAGGGTCGGAGTCGTCATCGCCACCACGGATCATCGACAGCATCAGGCCGCCGTGCTCGCGGTTGCGTGCGGCCGGGGTCCCCGGCACCACCTCGCGTAGCTCCACCACCAGGCCCACGGCCACGAGCGCGTCGCGCACCATGGTGGCGATGTGGAGGTCGAGAGGGCGGGCCATGTGGGTGAGCGGGATGGTCGCCCCGAGGGCATCGGCCGCTTCGAGCGCCGCGCGCGCCGCGACGGGGTCGTAGCCTCGGTGATCCTCGGGGGCAGCCGCGAGGCCCCGCGAGGGGGTCTCCGCCGGTGCGCCGAGTGGCCCGAACACTGCGGTGGCGAGCGCGTCGCGGTCGATGGCCTGCCAGATGGCACGGCGCACCACGCGTCGCGCGAGCAACGGCGAGCTGGCGTCGGGGACCAGCGCGTAGAGATCCTCGGCCGGGCGAACGATGACGGCCTCCGCGCGCCGGGTGGCGAGATCCGCTGCGGCCTCGGGCGTGAGCGCGCCGGGTACCACCAGGTCGATGGCGTTGGACTCGAACGCCGCCGCGAGCGCCTCGGCGGTCTCGAACACGCGCACCTCGATGCGGGCGATGGACGGAGCGCGCCCCACGTAGTGCTGGTTGGCCTCGAGCACGGCCGACTCGTTCACCACGAACTCCACCAGATGGTAGGGCCCTGCGCTGGGCATCACCTGCGTCCGGCGGGCATCTCGGATGGCGTCGTAGCCCCCGTCCTCCGAGAGCGCGGACTCGAGCGCGTGGCGCGGCAGCGGCTGAAAGCCTTCGAGGGCGTAGGCCAGCGCGTCGGCGTAGGTGAGGATCAGCGTGCGCGCGTCCGGCGTCTCGATGGACACCAGGTCGGGGTCGGGCGACACCTCGAGCGCGAAGCGGAAGTCATCCGACGTGAGCGCGTGCCCATCGGACCAGCGCAGGTCCGGACGCAGCGTCCAGTGGATCTTCAGACGGCCGTTCGCGTGGAACTCCATGTTCTCGCTCGCCACCGTGGGGGCGTGTTCGGCCAGCTGCCCCACGGTCTCACCGTCTTCGGTGAGCCGCGTGAGCCCGGCCCGCTGGGTGGCACCCAGCAGCCCGAACGACGCCGAGTTCAGCTGCAGCGTGCCGATGCGCAGGACGTCCCGCGCCGAGGTGGCGCGCGCGGGCTGGTCTTCGGTGTTGACGGCGGCCGACGCCTCCGACGGCGGTGCCGTGTTCAACATGCCCGCCGTCGCGAGGATGGCTACCAACGGGATGGCCACCCGCGAGAAGCGGTCCACCTTCATGGCCACCGGCAGCCGATCGGTGCGGTGCAGCCAGTAGGCCGCGACCGTGACGATCAGCGTCAGCGTGGAGAGCGCGTAGGCCAGGATGAACAGCTCGTCCACCACGGTGAGGTACGACACGTCCGGGATGGTGCCCGCGACGGTGAACTGGAATGCGAAGCACGCCAAGAGCACCGTCACCCCGATACCGGTGCGCGCGTCCACCAGGTCCGGCGCGAGGTACAGCGCGATCAGCGCGATGAGCAGCAGCAGCACGAGCGGCAGGAAGAGCTTCACCGCGATCGTGATGGTGGGACGCTCCAGGGTGACCTCGAAGCCCACGCGCGAGATCTTGGTGGAGCGGCCCTCCTGCTCGATGGTCCCGAGGTCCGACGCGTAGACCATGTGCCGGACGCGCGGCTGGAACTTGGGCTCGTAGTGCCAGCCCGTGACGCTGAACGTGGACGCGATGCCGCTGCCGGCCAGGTCGGGCACCAGCTCGGTGTCCACCCCGGGCAGCTCGAACTGGATGCCCAGCGTCTGCACGTCGAAGGGGAAGCGGTGCAGGGGAAACTCGCCGCGCAGCGTGCCGCGCAGGTGGTAGCGGTGCGAGTGCCAGTCCCCGTCGTTGGTCTCGCCCAGGTCGATGGTCTCCAGCTCGACGCTGGCGTTCTGCACCCGCAGGCGGGAGGGATCGAGCTCGCCGTGCCACTTCAGCCAGACGTCCGCGTCCACGGCGAACGTGCCGTTGCGCTGATCGAAGTGCGTGACGTCGTGCAGGTACACATCCACGTACGCGCGCTCGGCGGGCTCGGCCCGAGCGAGAGCAGGGGCGAGCACGCCCACGAGCAGGCTCGTGAGCAAGAGGGCACGGGAAACGAGACCGAGAGCACGCATGGCCGGAAGCTAGCATGCAGCCCGGCCAGCGTTCAGCTCGGGCACGACGGCGCGCGTCGCGAGCGCGGTTGCCGGATGCGGCACCCGCGAGACTGTTGCTACCCTCCGTGAATGCAGGCTTCGACTCTCTTGGTGCTGGCCATCGCTCTCGTGGGCTGCGCCTCCAGCAACAACCTCCCTCCTACGGACGCGGGCGCGCGAGACAGCGGCCCCGACGCGCAACATGATGCGGGTCCCGACGGCTTCTTCACAGACTGCCTCTCCGACCTGCCAGACCGTGTGGACACCCGGGTGCACCGCTTCCGTAGCGACGACGGCCGCTTCGAGATCGTGCTGGTGAGCGCGGCACCCGCCGACTACTGCGTGGGCGGCAACCTGTGTGCCTGCAACGGGGGCAGCTGCGGCAGCTACGAGATGCTGCGCTTCGGCGTGCTCGACGACGGAGAGGGTGTCTGCCTGCGCGAGGTGTCCGAGCTGGACTACCAGGGCGGGCACCACAGCTGGGGCGAGGTGGCCACCGCCACGAGCGACACCACCCGCTACGTCGTGCGCATGATGTTCAGCTTCGACACCAACACCTACACGGACAGCCTCGAGCTGCGCGACCCGGTCACCGATGCGCTGCTGGGCACCGCGTTCCCGCTGGTGAGCGAGGACTGCTACGCCATCCCGGCGGGGACCAACCAGGGCTGCTGCGAGCGCTGCCAGACGCGTGAGCGCTCGGACGACTGACGCGGCGTCCCGAGGCGGCGCGCGGCGCTCCCCGCGGTTCACGCCAGGTTGTGGAACACCTGCTGGATGTCGTCGTCCTGCTCCAGCAGGTCCACCAGCTTGAGCACCTCGGTGGCGCGCTCCTCGTCCAGCTCCACGTACGTGCTGGGGATGAATTCCGACGCGGTCGACACCGGCGTGATCTTGCGGGTCTCGAGCGCCTCTTGGACACGCCCGAAGTCCACCAGCGGGCAGCGCACGATGATCTGTGGCTCGCCCTTCTCGCCCTCGCCCTCGCCCATCTCGTCGAGGCCGCAGTCGATGAGCTCCATCTCCAGCTCCTCGAGGTCCACGCCGGCCTTCTTGAGCGCCGCCGCGTCCAGGCGGAAGACGCCCATGCGCGTGAAACCGAACGCCACGCTCCCCACGGTGCCGATGCTGCCGTTGCCCTTGTTGAAGCGCACGCGGATGTTGGCGATGGTGCGGGTGGGGTTGTCCGTGGCCGACACCGCCATGATGGCCACTCCGTGCGGTGCATAGCCCTCGTAGACCAGCTCTTGGTAGTCCGCCGCGTCTTTGCCCGCTGCCTTCTTGATCGCGTTGGCGATCTTGTCGTTGGGCATGTTCACGGCGCGCGCGTTCTGGATGGCGCGCCGCAGGGCGGGGTTGGTCTCGGGGTGCTCGCCACCCTGCTTGACCGCGACCGCGATCTCTCGGCCGCAGCGCGTGAAGGCCTTGGCCATCCGGTCCCAGCGGGCGAACATGGTCTGTTTGCGGGTCTCGAAGATGCGTCCCATGCGGCTGTCCTTTGTCGCGCCCTGGCTCGGGGCCTCGGGCGGCCGGTTTCTAGCACAAACCCGGGCGGGTGCGTCCCCGAGACTACGCCAGCTGCCGCGCCACGCGCAGACCGCTGAGCGTCACGCCCGCAGTGGACTGCCCCGGGAACACCGAGTCGCCCACGAACAGCACGTTGGGCAGCCCGGTGCGCGGACCGCGCGCGCGAAACACCGACGTCTGCGGGAAGCCGCCCACCATGCCTTCGGGGCGCCGCGTGAAGCGCTGGAACGACACGGGCGTTCCCGTGATCCGAAAGGTGATGCACTCCCTCAGGCCCGGCAGCGCGCGGCTGATGGCGTCCAGCATGGCCTCGGCGTACTGCTCCTTGCGCGCCTCGTAGGCAGCTGGATCGGTGCGGTGCAGCGCCCACCAGGGCTCGGTAGCGGTGTGCGTGGACATGGTGGCGGGCACCTCACCCACCGGGGCGCGGCCGCTGTCGTCGGCGCTGGCCATGGAGAAGAACACCGAGTTGGTCTCGCCCAGCGGCTTGCTCGCGTCCACCACCACCTGATGGTGCGTGGCGGCCTCCCCGAAGCGCTCGCGGAACCTGGCGTGGTCGATGCCGAGGTACACCATGAACGCGCCGCCAGTGGGCGTGAGCGCGTGGTCCACGTCCTGTGCCAGCGCACGCGGGGCGTCATCACCCAGCAGGCGCCGCAAGGCCCAGGGCGTCAGGTTGGCCAGCAGCGCATCGCACGGCACGCGCAGGCCCTTCTTGGTGGTGACGGCAACGGCGCGCCCCGCGTGCAGCTCGACGCCACTGACCTCCTGGCGCAGCAGCACCTCGCCGCCGCTCGCACGGATGGAGTCCACCAATGTCTGCGCCAGTTGGCCGATGCCGCCGCGCACGTGGTTCACCCCGCGCCGCGGCAGGTCGATGGCGGCGCTGCCGTAGAGCGCGCTCACATGCGGGCTGGTGGTCTGCGCCGAGATCAGCAGCTGCGCGTCCAGGAACGCGTGGAACATGGCGTCTCCGCGCGGGGCCAGCGAGCCCAGGGTGCGCGTCAGGTACGGCAGCATGCCGACGTCGTCGAGGTTCACGGAGGCACCCAGCCGCAGCGCGTCCGCCAAGGACTCGGGTGGCCACGGGAAGGGCCGGCTCGACACACGCCAGCTCACGTCGGCCAGCTGCTCCTGGAGCTGCCAGAACGCCTCGGTGCCCGGGAAGTGCGCCTGCCGCTCGGCCTGCCACTGAGCCTTGTCGGCCCACTGCGTCACGGCCCGGCCGTCGGGCAGGTGCACCACCCACGCGGGGTCCACGGGGTGCACCGGCCACTCGATGCCCAGCAGCTCACCCACGATGTGGTGCGGGCCCCCCGGCGCAAAGCCTCCCGCCAGCGTGGCACCCGCGTCGAAGCGGTAGCCGCGGTGATAGAACGTGCCCGCGCACCCGCCCGGGTACACGTGAGCTTCGAGCACAGTGACCCGCTTGCCCCACTTGGCAAGCAACGCGGCCGCGGTGAGTCCGCCAATCCCCGCGCCGATCACCACCACGTGCTCCGTCATAGCTCGCACGGTCGGGCGGCTGCGATGCGCGTTACGGAGGCGAAGACATCGGTTCCGTCGCTGCGCTTCAGGGGTGCTCTTCGGCCTCCCCGAAGGTGGCCCGGAGGCCCGCCAGGAGCGCCTCGCGGTCTGCGGGGCGCAAATCCGCGTCGGCGTGCAGGGGGAGGTAGATACCGGGCGGCATCTCACCCTCGGCGTACTCCTCGGCGGCCTCGTCGGCATCGCCTGCCCCGGCGGGCCAGCCGGACACGTTGAAGTGCTCGCGCCCCTCTTCCACGTCGTGCGCCACCAACCAGGAGGCCGGGGCGATGTGCGTGTACCAGGGCCAGCGCGTGGCGTGGCTGTGGCAGTCCCCGCAGCTGGTCATGAACAGCGCCCGCGTCCCGGGCGAGTCCCACGCGGGCTCTGCGCCCATGGGTGGGTTCTCGTGATCGCGCCCGTAGGGCACCAGCTGCATCACGGCGAAGGTGGCGAGGGCACCCACCAGCAGGCGCTTGCGCCAGGACCACTTGGAGGAGGCGGGGGATGGGTTGGTCATGGGTGGTCGCCTCTCACGGCATCTCGATGGTGATCTTGCCGCGCGCGCGGCCCGTCTGGCTGTACGCGTGTGCTGCGCGAATGTCGGCGAGCGCGAAGCGCCTGTCCATGACGGGGCGATAGCGGCCCGCCGCCACTTGCTCGGCGATCCACAGCAGGTCGCTCGCGCTGGGCATGGCCACCAGGATCTGCGTGTCGCGCTGGCGGCGAAACAGGTTGCACACGGGGCCCGTCACGAGCTTCAGCGCGTCGGTGGTCACGCTGACGAACACGCCTCGTGGCGCGAGCACGCCCTTGCACTCGGCCAGCGTGCGGTCACCCACGCAGTCGTAGACCACATCATAGGTGCCTCCGCTCGCCGTGAAGTCCCCTTGCTCGTAGTCGATGACGTGGTCCGCGCCCAAGCTGCGCACCAGGTCCTTGTTGCGCGCGCTGCACACGCCCGTGACCTCGGCGCCGAGGATCTTGCCCAGCTGCACCGC from Sandaracinaceae bacterium includes the following:
- a CDS encoding heme-binding domain-containing protein; the protein is MTNPSPASSKWSWRKRLLVGALATFAVMQLVPYGRDHENPPMGAEPAWDSPGTRALFMTSCGDCHSHATRWPWYTHIAPASWLVAHDVEEGREHFNVSGWPAGAGDADEAAEEYAEGEMPPGIYLPLHADADLRPADREALLAGLRATFGEAEEHP
- a CDS encoding YebC/PmpR family DNA-binding transcriptional regulator gives rise to the protein MGRIFETRKQTMFARWDRMAKAFTRCGREIAVAVKQGGEHPETNPALRRAIQNARAVNMPNDKIANAIKKAAGKDAADYQELVYEGYAPHGVAIMAVSATDNPTRTIANIRVRFNKGNGSIGTVGSVAFGFTRMGVFRLDAAALKKAGVDLEELEMELIDCGLDEMGEGEGEKGEPQIIVRCPLVDFGRVQEALETRKITPVSTASEFIPSTYVELDEERATEVLKLVDLLEQDDDIQQVFHNLA
- a CDS encoding FAD-dependent oxidoreductase — its product is MTEHVVVIGAGIGGLTAAALLAKWGKRVTVLEAHVYPGGCAGTFYHRGYRFDAGATLAGGFAPGGPHHIVGELLGIEWPVHPVDPAWVVHLPDGRAVTQWADKAQWQAERQAHFPGTEAFWQLQEQLADVSWRVSSRPFPWPPESLADALRLGASVNLDDVGMLPYLTRTLGSLAPRGDAMFHAFLDAQLLISAQTTSPHVSALYGSAAIDLPRRGVNHVRGGIGQLAQTLVDSIRASGGEVLLRQEVSGVELHAGRAVAVTTKKGLRVPCDALLANLTPWALRRLLGDDAPRALAQDVDHALTPTGGAFMVYLGIDHARFRERFGEAATHHQVVVDASKPLGETNSVFFSMASADDSGRAPVGEVPATMSTHTATEPWWALHRTDPAAYEARKEQYAEAMLDAISRALPGLRECITFRITGTPVSFQRFTRRPEGMVGGFPQTSVFRARGPRTGLPNVLFVGDSVFPGQSTAGVTLSGLRVARQLA